Proteins from a genomic interval of Stenotrophomonas maltophilia R551-3:
- the infA gene encoding translation initiation factor IF-1, with product MSKDDSIEFEGTVSETLPNTTFRVRLENGHEIIAHISGRMRKNYIRILTGDRVKVEMTPYDLTKGRITYRMK from the coding sequence ATGTCGAAAGACGATTCCATCGAGTTCGAGGGCACCGTCAGCGAGACGCTGCCGAACACCACTTTCCGCGTTCGTCTGGAAAATGGGCACGAAATCATCGCCCATATCTCCGGTCGCATGCGCAAGAACTACATCCGCATCCTCACCGGTGACCGGGTCAAGGTTGAAATGACCCCGTACGACCTGACCAAGGGTCGTATCACCTACCGCATGAAGTAA